A region of Neotabrizicola shimadae DNA encodes the following proteins:
- a CDS encoding arsenate reductase (azurin) large subunit: MAYKRNIDRLPIIPAGAKEHNVTCHYCIVGCGYKAYTWPLKTQGTTDSNWMGEDLSKQQGAETEAWYAPSMYNVVKQGGKDVHLVIKPDVNCVVNSGLGSVRGARMAENRKSDITGTQAQRLTEPMVWRYGTWQPTSWDDALDLVARVTARVIDKEDENDLYVSMFDHGGSAGGYENTWGTGKLYFGSMKVKHCRIHNRPAYNSEVHSTRDMGVDELNYSYSDYQVADTIMLVGTNPMECQTNLFLNHMVKGMQNGAKVIVVDPRRTVTVDSCEQVAGAENVLHLAIASGSDLALFNTLFTYIADQGWVDADFIAKSTFQGDVAVPEDAAHPASLGSFEAARAACKMSLADGAAITGLTEAQIIQAAEWIAKPKEDGSRTKTVTGYEKGIIWGNDNYRVIGALVNIGLATGNIGREGGGVCRLGGHQEGYFRPSDAHVGRPAPYIDQLIIAGGGKVHHIWANDHYKTTLNAAEFKRVYNRRSNMVKEAMDARAGATREELVDAIVSAINAGGIFSVCVDIIHSQIGQAAHVILPAVESGEMNLTSMNGERRLRLVEKYMDAPGSAQPDCIIAARLANHLERVLREEGRAEYADQFKGFDWQTEEDAFMDGYNSGNTEVTYERLRAAGNDGVQEPVKGYENGSLVGTPRLYEDGVFTRHGREDGKALFCMGSWRGLQAPGKAQQQANNRFLINNGRANLNWQNWFLDQQNDFVMDRFPVPFIQINPDDMADLGLKPGDMVEVFNEVGATQALVYPESTARKNETFMIFGAPNGTQGNVINAGTNELILPNYKQTWANIRKISDATPAAARVSYKSWEVQL, translated from the coding sequence ATGGCTTACAAACGCAACATCGATCGCCTGCCGATCATTCCCGCAGGCGCCAAGGAACACAACGTCACCTGCCACTATTGCATCGTCGGTTGCGGCTATAAGGCCTACACTTGGCCATTGAAAACTCAAGGCACGACCGACAGCAACTGGATGGGCGAGGACCTGTCCAAGCAGCAGGGGGCCGAGACCGAAGCGTGGTACGCGCCGTCCATGTACAACGTCGTCAAGCAGGGCGGCAAAGACGTGCATCTGGTCATCAAGCCGGACGTCAATTGCGTGGTGAACTCGGGCCTGGGCTCGGTGCGCGGCGCGCGCATGGCCGAGAACCGTAAGTCCGACATCACTGGCACGCAGGCACAGCGCCTGACGGAACCGATGGTCTGGCGCTATGGAACCTGGCAGCCGACCTCCTGGGACGATGCGCTGGACCTCGTGGCCCGCGTTACCGCGCGTGTCATCGACAAGGAGGATGAGAACGACCTTTACGTCTCTATGTTCGACCACGGCGGCAGCGCCGGCGGGTATGAGAACACTTGGGGCACCGGCAAGCTCTACTTCGGATCTATGAAGGTGAAGCACTGCCGCATCCACAACCGCCCGGCCTATAACTCAGAGGTGCACAGCACCCGCGACATGGGCGTGGATGAGTTGAACTACTCCTATTCCGACTATCAGGTCGCCGACACCATCATGCTGGTCGGCACCAACCCGATGGAATGCCAGACCAACCTGTTCCTGAACCACATGGTCAAGGGGATGCAGAACGGGGCGAAGGTGATCGTCGTCGATCCTCGCCGCACTGTGACAGTGGACAGCTGCGAGCAGGTTGCCGGGGCAGAAAACGTGCTGCACCTGGCGATTGCCAGCGGCAGCGACCTTGCGCTTTTCAACACGCTCTTCACCTACATCGCCGACCAAGGCTGGGTGGACGCAGACTTCATCGCCAAATCGACCTTCCAAGGCGATGTTGCGGTGCCCGAGGATGCCGCGCATCCCGCGTCTCTGGGATCATTCGAGGCCGCTCGCGCAGCCTGCAAGATGAGCCTTGCGGACGGTGCAGCAATCACCGGCCTGACCGAAGCGCAGATCATCCAGGCCGCGGAATGGATCGCCAAGCCCAAGGAGGACGGCAGCCGTACCAAGACTGTCACCGGATATGAGAAGGGCATCATCTGGGGGAATGACAACTACCGCGTCATCGGGGCACTGGTGAACATCGGTCTTGCAACCGGCAACATCGGTCGCGAAGGCGGCGGCGTCTGCCGACTGGGCGGACACCAGGAAGGCTACTTCCGTCCATCCGACGCGCATGTTGGCCGTCCTGCGCCCTATATCGATCAGCTGATCATCGCGGGCGGCGGCAAGGTGCACCACATCTGGGCTAACGACCACTACAAGACCACGCTCAACGCCGCCGAGTTCAAGCGCGTCTATAACCGCCGCTCGAACATGGTGAAGGAGGCGATGGACGCACGCGCCGGGGCGACCCGAGAGGAGCTGGTCGATGCGATCGTCAGCGCGATCAACGCGGGCGGCATCTTCAGCGTCTGCGTCGACATCATCCACAGCCAGATCGGGCAAGCCGCGCATGTCATCCTTCCGGCGGTGGAGTCCGGCGAGATGAACCTGACGTCGATGAACGGCGAGCGGCGTCTTCGGCTCGTTGAGAAATACATGGACGCGCCCGGATCGGCCCAACCCGACTGTATCATCGCAGCCCGGCTGGCCAATCATCTCGAACGCGTGCTGCGTGAAGAAGGCCGCGCCGAATACGCCGACCAGTTCAAGGGCTTCGACTGGCAGACCGAGGAAGACGCCTTCATGGACGGCTACAACTCGGGCAATACGGAAGTGACCTACGAGCGGCTGCGGGCTGCCGGCAACGACGGTGTGCAAGAGCCGGTAAAGGGTTATGAAAACGGTTCGCTCGTCGGCACACCACGGCTCTACGAGGACGGCGTCTTTACGCGCCACGGTCGAGAAGATGGTAAAGCCTTGTTCTGCATGGGGTCTTGGCGCGGGCTCCAGGCCCCCGGAAAGGCCCAGCAACAGGCCAACAACCGGTTCCTGATCAATAACGGGCGGGCAAACCTAAACTGGCAGAACTGGTTCCTGGACCAGCAGAACGACTTCGTTATGGACCGCTTCCCCGTTCCGTTCATCCAGATCAATCCGGACGACATGGCCGATCTTGGTCTGAAGCCGGGCGATATGGTCGAGGTCTTCAACGAAGTTGGTGCCACGCAGGCACTCGTCTATCCCGAGTCGACCGCCCGAAAGAACGAGACCTTCATGATCTTCGGCGCCCCGAACGGGACGCAGGGGAACGTGATCAACGCCGGCACCAACGAGCTGATCCTGCCGAACTACAAGCAGACCTGGGCCAACATCCGCAAGATCTCGGATGCCACCCCTGCTGCAGCGCGGGTCTCCTACAAGTCGTGGGAAGTGCAGCTCTGA
- a CDS encoding DUF2478 domain-containing protein, producing MRLAYVTLQGRGRTDALIAAVANQLQTDGMRLAGTVQSNIERPDRRKCDMDLMILPQGPIVRISEDRGDLARGCTLDSGALEQSVAEVQQRLSGSDMLIVNKFGKREAEGKGLVPVIGDAVDLGIPILVGVNGLNLAAFLAFAGEEALALPTDVTTVVQWCRQSIVAETA from the coding sequence GTGAGACTTGCTTATGTAACACTTCAGGGTCGCGGCCGGACCGATGCACTGATCGCAGCAGTGGCAAACCAGTTGCAGACTGACGGCATGCGCCTTGCCGGAACGGTGCAGTCGAACATCGAACGCCCTGACCGCCGCAAGTGCGACATGGACCTGATGATCCTTCCTCAAGGTCCCATCGTTCGGATCAGTGAGGATCGCGGCGATCTCGCAAGAGGCTGCACACTCGACTCTGGCGCGCTTGAACAATCGGTCGCCGAGGTTCAGCAGCGCCTATCGGGTTCTGACATGCTCATCGTGAACAAATTCGGCAAGCGTGAGGCTGAGGGCAAAGGCCTGGTCCCCGTCATCGGCGACGCTGTCGATCTGGGAATTCCCATTCTTGTTGGTGTCAATGGCCTGAACCTTGCGGCGTTTTTGGCCTTTGCTGGAGAGGAGGCATTGGCCCTGCCAACGGATGTCACCACTGTCGTCCAATGGTGCAGACAGTCTATTGTCGCTGAGACTGCTTAG
- a CDS encoding DUF2474 family protein has translation MTARRSPLFARLGWFALYWLASVAALGVVAYGIRWAIS, from the coding sequence ATGACTGCGCGGAGATCTCCGCTGTTCGCCAGATTGGGCTGGTTCGCGCTGTATTGGCTGGCCAGTGTGGCGGCCTTAGGCGTGGTAGCTTATGGCATTCGGTGGGCGATCAGCTAA
- the cydB gene encoding cytochrome d ubiquinol oxidase subunit II, producing MTLDLPLIWAGLIAFAVLAYVVLDGFDLGVGILFPLVQGEANKDEMMNSVAPVWDGNETWLVLGGGGLFAVFPLAYSIIMPALYAPIIIMLLALVFRGVAFEFRWKTRRGQFLWDWAFAFGSTVAAFAQGVALGALVQGIKVEGRAYAGGWWDWLTTFSLFTGAALVVGYALLGATWLILKTEDHVQRRAYTIAFWAAPLTLAMIGVVSLWTPFLHPLYVARWFGWPNILLAIPVPLLVLAAAYILLKGLTERRETSPFLAALSLFVLSFIGIGISFYPNIVPHSVTIWDAAAPDNSLSFLLVGAVVLVPLILGYTGYSYWVFRGKVKAVGGYH from the coding sequence ATGACACTGGACCTTCCGCTGATCTGGGCCGGGCTCATCGCCTTTGCCGTTTTGGCCTATGTGGTGCTCGACGGGTTTGACCTTGGCGTCGGCATCCTGTTCCCACTGGTGCAAGGCGAGGCGAACAAGGACGAAATGATGAACTCGGTCGCTCCGGTCTGGGACGGCAACGAGACCTGGCTGGTGCTCGGGGGTGGCGGGCTCTTCGCGGTGTTCCCGCTGGCCTATTCCATCATCATGCCCGCCCTTTATGCGCCGATCATCATCATGCTTCTGGCTTTGGTGTTTCGCGGTGTGGCCTTCGAGTTTCGCTGGAAGACAAGGCGCGGGCAGTTCCTGTGGGACTGGGCCTTTGCCTTCGGCTCGACCGTGGCAGCCTTTGCCCAAGGGGTGGCGCTTGGCGCATTGGTCCAAGGGATCAAGGTTGAGGGCCGCGCCTATGCGGGTGGCTGGTGGGATTGGCTGACAACGTTCAGCCTCTTCACCGGCGCGGCGCTGGTGGTGGGCTATGCTCTTCTGGGTGCCACCTGGCTAATCCTCAAGACCGAGGACCATGTCCAGCGCCGGGCCTACACAATCGCGTTCTGGGCCGCGCCCCTGACCTTGGCGATGATCGGTGTGGTCAGCCTGTGGACACCGTTCCTCCATCCGCTTTATGTCGCACGCTGGTTTGGCTGGCCAAATATCCTGCTGGCCATTCCGGTCCCGCTGCTGGTGCTGGCGGCGGCCTACATCCTGCTAAAGGGCCTGACCGAACGGCGCGAGACAAGCCCGTTTCTTGCGGCCCTGTCCCTGTTCGTACTCAGCTTCATCGGGATTGGCATCAGCTTCTACCCCAACATCGTGCCACATTCGGTCACGATCTGGGACGCTGCAGCCCCTGACAACAGCCTGTCGTTCCTACTCGTCGGCGCGGTTGTGCTGGTCCCGCTGATCCTAGGATACACCGGCTACTCCTACTGGGTGTTCCGCGGCAAGGTGAAAGCGGTGGGGGGGTATCACTGA
- a CDS encoding cytochrome ubiquinol oxidase subunit I, with translation MLPDITALDLARMQFAFTVSFHIIFPVFSIGLASYLAVLNGLHLLTGKAVYLDIFNYWKKIFAVAFGMGVVSGIVMSYQFGTNWSVFSDKTGPVLGPLMGYEVLSAFFLEAGFLGVMLFGRQRVGEKLHFFATLMVAAGTFMSAFWILSVNSWMQTPAGYGMNAEGQFIVESWWAVIFNPSFPYRLVHMVLAAYLTTAFVVGAVGALHLLKDRSNQGARVMFSMAMWMAVVVAPLQIGAGDAHGINTLEHQPAKVMAMEGHYDSHPDGAPLILFGIPNPEEKRIDYAVQIPYASSLILKHDLTAPLAGLDTVDDALEPPVAILFWTFRVMVGIGFAMLGLGVWSLIARYRRQLYSAPWLYRAAILMGPSGFVAVLAGWITTEVGRQPYTVYGLLTTAQSASSIDAAAVGTSLVAFIVVYFTLFSAGLFYIFRLMSKPPHPGEPGLPTDEPVRAGGIMPAPAMDAEGDGLLNDQGGRA, from the coding sequence ATGTTGCCCGATATCACTGCCCTTGACCTTGCCCGGATGCAGTTCGCCTTCACGGTAAGCTTTCACATCATCTTTCCGGTGTTTTCCATCGGGCTTGCCAGCTACCTCGCGGTGCTGAACGGGCTGCATTTGTTGACGGGAAAGGCGGTCTATCTGGACATCTTCAACTACTGGAAAAAGATCTTCGCCGTGGCCTTCGGCATGGGCGTCGTGTCGGGCATCGTGATGTCTTACCAGTTCGGCACCAACTGGAGCGTGTTTTCCGACAAGACCGGCCCGGTCCTGGGACCGCTGATGGGCTATGAAGTGCTGTCGGCCTTTTTCCTTGAAGCGGGCTTTCTGGGAGTGATGCTGTTCGGGCGGCAGCGTGTCGGCGAAAAGCTGCACTTCTTCGCCACGCTGATGGTGGCGGCGGGCACCTTCATGTCAGCCTTCTGGATCCTGTCGGTGAACTCGTGGATGCAGACGCCCGCAGGTTACGGGATGAACGCCGAAGGGCAGTTCATCGTTGAAAGCTGGTGGGCGGTGATCTTCAACCCGTCCTTCCCGTATCGGTTGGTCCACATGGTCCTTGCGGCTTACCTGACCACCGCCTTTGTGGTGGGCGCCGTGGGTGCGCTGCATCTGCTGAAGGACCGTTCCAATCAGGGCGCGCGGGTGATGTTTTCCATGGCGATGTGGATGGCGGTCGTCGTGGCCCCGCTGCAGATCGGCGCCGGGGACGCACACGGGATCAATACTCTGGAGCACCAGCCCGCCAAGGTGATGGCGATGGAGGGTCATTACGATAGCCATCCTGATGGCGCACCGCTGATCCTGTTCGGCATCCCGAACCCGGAAGAAAAGCGCATCGATTATGCGGTGCAAATTCCTTACGCCTCATCGCTGATCCTGAAGCACGATCTGACCGCACCGCTGGCGGGCCTTGACACCGTCGACGATGCGCTGGAACCCCCAGTCGCGATCCTGTTCTGGACGTTCCGAGTGATGGTGGGCATCGGCTTTGCCATGCTGGGCCTGGGGGTGTGGAGTTTGATCGCCCGTTACCGCCGCCAGCTTTACAGCGCGCCCTGGCTTTACCGCGCGGCGATTCTGATGGGGCCATCCGGGTTTGTTGCCGTGCTGGCGGGCTGGATCACGACCGAGGTGGGGCGTCAGCCCTATACTGTCTATGGCCTGCTGACCACGGCACAGTCGGCGTCCTCGATCGATGCGGCGGCAGTCGGCACCTCGCTGGTGGCCTTTATCGTGGTGTACTTCACACTGTTCTCGGCCGGTCTGTTCTACATCTTCCGGCTGATGAGCAAACCGCCGCATCCGGGCGAACCAGGACTGCCAACGGATGAGCCGGTGCGCGCGGGCGGCATTATGCCAGCCCCTGCGATGGACGCCGAAGGCGATGGCCTGCTGAACGATCAGGGAGGACGAGCATGA
- a CDS encoding peroxiredoxin → MSLNIGDTAPDFTVDTSTGKIHLHDWIGDDWVFFFSHPGDFTPVCTTEVGRTAQLAEAFAKRHVKPLGLSTDGVEEHLKWIADVNDTQNTTVTFPIVADPDCTVARLYGMIHPHESETAAVRSVFIIDPQKKIRLTMTYPMNVGRNFEEILRVIDALQTADAKHIATPADWIPGGVVIIPNSIKAPEAHALFPQGWTEVRPYLRTTTL, encoded by the coding sequence ATGAGCCTCAACATTGGCGATACCGCCCCGGACTTCACCGTCGACACATCGACCGGCAAGATCCACCTTCACGACTGGATCGGCGACGACTGGGTGTTCTTCTTCAGCCATCCGGGCGATTTCACGCCTGTCTGCACCACAGAGGTGGGCCGCACCGCCCAACTGGCGGAAGCCTTTGCCAAGCGTCACGTCAAGCCGCTCGGTCTGTCCACCGACGGGGTGGAAGAGCATCTGAAATGGATCGCTGACGTGAACGACACGCAGAACACGACCGTCACCTTCCCCATCGTGGCCGACCCTGATTGCACCGTGGCGCGGCTTTACGGCATGATCCACCCGCACGAAAGCGAGACGGCCGCTGTGCGGTCGGTCTTCATCATCGACCCCCAGAAGAAAATCCGCCTGACGATGACCTATCCGATGAACGTGGGGCGGAACTTCGAGGAAATCCTGCGGGTGATCGACGCCCTGCAGACGGCAGACGCAAAGCACATCGCGACCCCTGCCGATTGGATACCGGGTGGCGTGGTGATCATTCCGAACTCGATCAAAGCGCCGGAGGCGCATGCATTGTTCCCGCAGGGCTGGACCGAAGTGCGCCCCTACCTGCGGACCACCACACTCTGA
- a CDS encoding RrF2 family transcriptional regulator: MHLTQYSTFALRTLQYVALRDPAIVTVEEVSRVHRISKAHLVKVSHELGQRGYIQTIRGRNGGMRLARPADQITVGEVVRWTEAPLELVECFNPETNTCPLEGVCHLSRGIQRALRAFLSVLDDMTIADITVNRGILLDRLAPQQSGAQ, translated from the coding sequence GTGCATCTGACCCAGTACTCGACCTTCGCTTTGAGGACCCTGCAGTATGTCGCCCTGCGCGATCCGGCTATCGTGACGGTCGAAGAAGTGTCTCGGGTGCACCGCATATCAAAAGCGCATCTGGTGAAGGTGTCGCACGAGTTGGGCCAGCGAGGCTACATCCAGACGATTCGTGGTCGAAACGGCGGAATGCGCCTGGCCCGGCCCGCCGACCAGATCACGGTCGGCGAGGTGGTCCGCTGGACAGAAGCGCCGCTAGAGTTGGTGGAGTGTTTCAATCCCGAAACCAATACGTGTCCGCTGGAAGGCGTCTGCCACCTATCACGCGGAATACAAAGGGCTTTGCGTGCCTTCCTGTCCGTCCTGGACGACATGACGATTGCCGATATCACGGTCAATCGCGGCATCCTTCTGGACCGGCTCGCCCCTCAGCAGTCGGGCGCGCAGTAG
- a CDS encoding ArsR/SmtB family transcription factor: MKTDILDETINPLEAKAEEVSATLAAMSNPKRLLVMCTLLAGEKSVGDLAEIVDLTPAALSQHLGKMRALRLVSTRRDGQTIYYSLASTEVQAVLETLYRVYCAPDC, from the coding sequence ATGAAAACAGATATCCTTGATGAAACTATAAACCCCCTTGAAGCGAAAGCCGAAGAGGTCTCTGCCACGCTTGCCGCCATGTCCAACCCCAAGCGGCTGCTGGTGATGTGCACCCTGCTGGCGGGTGAGAAATCGGTCGGAGATCTCGCCGAGATCGTCGATCTGACGCCAGCTGCCCTGTCGCAGCATCTGGGGAAGATGCGCGCGTTGAGGTTGGTCTCGACCCGCCGCGACGGGCAGACAATCTACTACAGCCTGGCCAGCACAGAGGTGCAGGCTGTGCTGGAAACCCTGTACCGGGTCTACTGCGCGCCCGACTGCTGA
- a CDS encoding YgaP family membrane protein encodes MANVGSLDRTLRFIVGAVLLASPFLPPFAGFFAAWGAWKFAVAAVGLVMLGTAAFRFCPAYTLLGIRTCPISKT; translated from the coding sequence ATGGCAAATGTCGGATCACTTGATCGCACGCTTCGTTTCATCGTCGGGGCCGTCCTTTTGGCTTCCCCGTTCCTGCCGCCGTTTGCCGGGTTCTTCGCGGCCTGGGGGGCCTGGAAGTTCGCCGTGGCAGCCGTTGGCCTCGTGATGCTGGGAACCGCCGCGTTCCGGTTCTGCCCGGCCTACACGCTCCTTGGCATCCGGACCTGCCCGATCAGCAAGACCTGA
- a CDS encoding ferritin-like domain-containing protein yields MSKSPIAILLFGLMAAAPAWSQALTPDAVAALGSALQDERHAEAFYAAVIAKFGDARPFSNIINAERQHEAMLIGLYETYGVAVPENGYATGALIAPAAPETLADACKIGVEAELANRDLYDGNLLPAVVAYPDITLVMQRLRDASEENHLPAFQRCANRG; encoded by the coding sequence GTGTCGAAAAGTCCCATCGCCATTCTTCTGTTTGGCCTCATGGCCGCAGCGCCTGCCTGGTCCCAGGCTTTGACACCGGACGCCGTGGCCGCACTGGGTTCCGCCCTGCAGGACGAGCGTCACGCCGAGGCGTTCTACGCCGCCGTAATCGCCAAATTCGGGGACGCTCGCCCGTTCTCGAACATCATCAATGCGGAGCGGCAGCATGAGGCCATGCTGATCGGCCTGTACGAGACATATGGCGTCGCCGTCCCCGAGAACGGCTATGCTACCGGTGCGCTGATAGCCCCGGCGGCCCCGGAAACATTGGCCGACGCATGCAAGATCGGCGTCGAGGCCGAACTCGCGAACCGCGATCTTTATGACGGAAACCTGCTTCCCGCTGTCGTGGCCTATCCTGACATCACGCTCGTCATGCAGCGACTGCGCGATGCGTCTGAAGAAAACCACTTGCCCGCCTTCCAACGCTGCGCGAACCGCGGCTGA
- a CDS encoding YeeE/YedE family protein, with product MITDFTPYASLFGGILIGLGAVILMAFNGRIAGMTAMLGGVLEPKSSDSPWRLAFLAGAIAAPLIATLLGAEFSFASPTTGVVLAIGGVIVGVGVTYGSGCTSGHGVCGLARLSPRSLVATLTFMATTFATVTLIRHGFGV from the coding sequence ATGATCACTGACTTTACTCCCTATGCCTCTCTGTTCGGCGGCATTCTGATCGGCCTTGGGGCCGTGATCCTGATGGCTTTCAACGGGCGCATCGCGGGCATGACCGCCATGCTGGGCGGCGTGCTTGAGCCGAAAAGCTCCGACAGCCCTTGGCGGCTGGCCTTTCTTGCGGGAGCGATTGCCGCGCCGCTGATTGCCACCCTGCTGGGCGCAGAGTTCAGCTTTGCTTCGCCCACGACCGGCGTGGTGCTGGCAATCGGCGGGGTCATCGTCGGGGTCGGTGTGACCTATGGATCGGGCTGCACGTCCGGGCACGGCGTCTGCGGGTTGGCTCGGCTGTCGCCGCGTTCGCTGGTCGCCACGCTCACCTTCATGGCGACCACTTTCGCCACCGTCACCCTGATCCGCCATGGCTTTGGAGTCTGA
- a CDS encoding DUF6691 family protein, giving the protein MNRILSALVAGLIFGLGIAISGMGNPAKVLNFFDPFGTWDPSLAFVMGGALITAAIGYRLLFGARSAPLLDTKFHLPTSKVIDMKLVGGSALFGVGWGISGFCPGGAIPALGFAPWPTALFLISMGAGILLARWLQALPRPKFA; this is encoded by the coding sequence ATGAACCGCATCCTTTCCGCCCTCGTCGCCGGACTGATTTTCGGGCTCGGCATTGCCATCTCTGGCATGGGCAACCCGGCCAAGGTTCTGAACTTCTTTGACCCCTTCGGCACCTGGGACCCCAGCCTTGCCTTCGTTATGGGCGGTGCACTGATCACGGCGGCTATCGGCTATCGCCTGCTGTTCGGCGCAAGGTCCGCGCCTTTGCTCGATACGAAATTCCACCTGCCCACCAGCAAGGTGATCGACATGAAGCTGGTGGGTGGCTCAGCGCTGTTCGGCGTGGGCTGGGGCATATCCGGCTTCTGCCCCGGTGGGGCCATTCCCGCGCTCGGCTTTGCGCCCTGGCCGACTGCGTTGTTCCTGATCTCGATGGGGGCCGGCATCCTGCTCGCCCGGTGGCTGCAAGCCTTGCCCCGCCCGAAATTCGCCTGA
- a CDS encoding MBL fold metallo-hydrolase, translated as MTAFTPIPHAVDLTLKPEVTAFFDEPTNTVTYVVRDPASTSCAVIDSVMDIDYAAGRITYASADAVIDFIKSHGLTLEWLIETHVHADHLSGAPYIQGKLGGKIGIGENITIVQDTFGKVFNEGTEFQRDGSQFDRLFKDGDTYQIGGMTAFVLHTPGHTPACMTHVIGDAAFVGDTLFMPDGGSARADFPGGDARTLYRSIKRVLSMPDTTRLFMCHDYGPNGREIRWETTVAEQNAHNIHVKDGITEDQFVQVREARDATLAMPKLIIPSLQVNMRAGDLPPPDESGKRFLKVPINGL; from the coding sequence ATGACCGCCTTTACCCCGATCCCCCACGCCGTTGATCTGACGCTCAAACCCGAAGTCACCGCGTTCTTCGACGAACCCACCAATACCGTGACTTATGTCGTTCGCGATCCGGCCAGCACGTCCTGCGCCGTGATTGATAGCGTGATGGACATCGACTATGCCGCAGGCCGCATTACCTATGCCTCGGCCGACGCAGTGATAGACTTCATCAAGTCTCACGGCCTGACCCTCGAATGGCTGATCGAGACGCATGTCCATGCCGACCATCTGTCAGGCGCGCCCTACATTCAGGGCAAGCTGGGCGGCAAGATCGGGATCGGCGAAAACATCACCATCGTGCAGGACACTTTCGGCAAGGTGTTCAACGAGGGCACCGAGTTCCAGCGTGATGGCAGCCAGTTCGACCGGCTGTTCAAGGATGGCGATACCTACCAGATCGGCGGCATGACCGCCTTTGTCCTGCACACCCCCGGCCACACGCCCGCCTGCATGACCCATGTTATCGGCGACGCGGCCTTTGTGGGCGACACGCTGTTCATGCCCGACGGCGGATCGGCCCGCGCCGATTTTCCGGGTGGCGATGCCCGGACGCTCTACCGCTCGATCAAGCGGGTGCTGTCGATGCCCGACACAACGCGTCTGTTCATGTGCCACGACTACGGCCCGAACGGGCGCGAAATCCGCTGGGAAACCACGGTGGCCGAGCAGAATGCGCACAACATCCACGTGAAGGACGGCATCACCGAGGATCAGTTCGTACAGGTCCGCGAAGCGCGAGATGCGACACTGGCCATGCCGAAGCTGATCATCCCATCGTTGCAGGTCAACATGCGCGCGGGCGATCTGCCGCCGCCGGACGAAAGCGGCAAGCGGTTCCTGAAGGTGCCAATCAACGGGCTGTAG